In Neofelis nebulosa isolate mNeoNeb1 chromosome 7, mNeoNeb1.pri, whole genome shotgun sequence, the following proteins share a genomic window:
- the LOC131518178 gene encoding olfactory receptor 4F15-like, which produces MNGLNESVVSEFMLLGLASSWETKVFLMLIFSLIYLGIILGNLFIVFLVILDSHLHSPMYFLLANLSLIDVGLSSTTVPKMITDLLNEYKIISFQSCMTQICFIHIMGGVEMVLLIAMAFDRYTAICKPLHYLNIMNPKICISFVIAGWVIGVIHAMSQFAFIINLPFCGPNKVDSFYCDFPRIIKLACTDGAKFEFIIAANSGFMSMGTFFLLILSYIFILVTVWKRSSGDLSKAFVTLSAHITVVVLFFTPCMFLYVWPFPTSSIDKYLFIVDFAITPVLNPAIYTLRNKDIKISIKRLSKWGHYVKFC; this is translated from the coding sequence ATGAATGGACTAAATGAATCTGTTGTTTCTGAGTTTATGTTGTTGGGACTCGCTAGTTCTTGGGAAACTAAAGTTTTTCTCATGTTGAtattttccttgatttatttGGGGATCATCCTGGGAaatcttttcattgtctttttggtaattttGGATTCTCATTTACATTCTCCTATGTACTTCCTGCTGGCCAACCTATCCCTCATTGATGTGGGGCTTTCCTCTACCACAGTTCCAAAGATGATTACAGACCTTCTAAATGAGTATAAGATAATTTCTTTCCAAAGTTGTATGACACAGATATGCTTCATCCACATCATGGGAGGAGTGGAGATGGTGTTACTCATCGCCATGGCATTTGACAGGTACACAGCAATCTGTAAGCCTCTTCACTACTTGAATATCATGAAccctaaaatatgtatttcttttgtaattgCTGGCTGGGTCATTGGGGTGATCCATGCTATGTCCCAGTTTGCTTTCATTATAAACTTGCCCTTTTGCGGTCCTAATAAAGTAGACAGCTTTTACTGTGACTTTCCCAGGATCATAAAACTTGCATGCACAGATGGAGCCAAGTTTGAGTTTATTATTGCTGCCAACAGTGGCTTCATGAGCATGGGCACCTTCTTCCTGCTAATCCTTTCCTATATCTTCATTTTGGTCACTGTCTGGAAACGTTCTTCAGGAGACTTATCCAAAGCATTTGTCACTCTGTCAGCTCACATCACTGTGGTGGTTCTATTTTTCACTCCATGCATGTTTCTCTATGTATGGCCTTTCCCCACGTCATCAATTGATAAATACCTATTCATTGTTGACTTTGCTATCACCCCTGTCTTGAATCCTGCCATCTATACATTACGGAACAAAGACATAAAGATATCAATAAAAAGATTGAGCAAATGGGGACATTATGTCAAATTCTGCTGA